One Aegilops tauschii subsp. strangulata cultivar AL8/78 chromosome 7, Aet v6.0, whole genome shotgun sequence genomic window carries:
- the LOC109751967 gene encoding plasma membrane ATPase-like, whose amino-acid sequence MAASLEDLRNESIDLESIPIAEVFQVLKCKPHGLTSDEAASRLQAFGPNKLEEKKESKFLKFLGFMWNPLSWVMEAAAIMAIVLANGGGKPPDWQDFVGIVTLLIINSTISFIEENNAGNAAAALMASLAPQTKVLRDGKWAEQDAAILVPGDIISIKLGDIIPADARLMEGDPLKIDQSALTGESLPVNKLPGDSVYSGSTCKQGEIEAVVIATGVHTFFGKAAHLVDSTNNVGHFQKVLTAIGNFCIVSIAIGMLVEIVVMYPIQHRRYRDGIDNLLVLLIGGIPIAMPTVLSVTMAIGSHKLSQQGAITKRMTAIEEMAGMDVLCSDKTGTLTLNKLTVDKNLIESFVKDVDKDGVVLYAARASRTENQDAIDASIVGMLADPKEARAGIQEVHFMPFNPVDKRTAITYVDSDGTWHRVSKGAPEQIIDLCGLREDVRRRVHGIIGKFADRGLRSLAVARQSVPERSKEAKGAPWQFLAVLPLFDPPRHDSAETIRRALHLGVNVKMITGDQLAIGKETGRRLGMGTNMYPSSSLLKDGDSCGLPVDELIEKADGFAGVFPEHKYEIVRRLQEMKHICGMTGDGVNDAPALKKADIGIAVADATDAARSASDIVLTEPGLSVIISAVLTSRAIFQRMKNYTIYAVSITIRVVLGFLLLALIWKFDFAPFMVLIIAILNDGTIMTISKDRVVPSPTPDSWRLKEIFATGVVLGTYQAIATVIFFWAVHSTDFFTNKLHVHPIGRNTEELMAAVYLQVSIISQALIFVTRSRGWSFRERPGALLFGAFLAAQMVATLIAVYADWPFAKMKGIGWGWAGAIWLFTIVTYFPLDLLKFAIRYFLSGRGWSNVFDGKTAFAQGVDYGTDKRKAEWAVAQRSLSGLHTSSGGEASSSGVLEDKSDISEIAEQAKRRAEIARLRELHTLKGHVDSVVKLKGLDIDNINHNYTV is encoded by the exons ATGGCCGCCTCCCTCGAAGACCTCCGGAACGAGAGCATCGATCTC GAGTCGATCCCGATCGCGGAGGTGTTCCAGGTGCTCAAGTGCAAGCCGCACGGGCTCACCTCCGATGAGGCCGCCAGCCGCCTCCAGGCCTTCGGCCCCAACAAACTCGAGGAGAAGAAG GAGAGCAAGTTCCTCAAGTTCCTGGGGTTCATGTGGAACCCTCTGTCGTGGGTCATGGAGGCGGCGGCCATCATGGCCATCGTCCTCGCCAACGGCGGCGGCAAGCCCCCCGACTGGCAGGACTTCGTGGGCATCGTCACCCTGCTCATCATCAACTCCACCATCAGCTTCATCGAGGAGAACAACGCCGGcaacgcggcggcggcgctgaTGGCCAGCCTGGCGCCGCAGACCAAGGTGCTCCGGGACGGCAAGTGGGCGGAGCAGGACGCCGCGATCCTGGTGCCGGGGGACATCATCAGCATCAAGCTGGGCGACATCATCCCGGCGGACGCGCGGCTGATGGAGGGCGACCCGCTCAAGATCGACCAGTCGGCGCTCACCGGCGAGTCCCTCCCCGTCAACAAGCTCCCCGGCGACAGCGTCTACTCCGGCTCCACGTGCAAGCAGGGCGAGATTGAGGCCGTCGTCATCGCCACCGGCGTCCACACCTTCTTCGGCAAGGCCGCTCATCTCGTCGACAGCACCAACAACGTCGGCCACTTCCAAAAG GTACTGACTGCGATCGGCAACTTCTGCATCGTGTCCATCGCCATCGGCATGCTGGTGGAGATCGTCGTCATGTACCCGATCCAGCACCGCCGTTACCGCGACGGCATCGACAACCTCCTCGTGCTCCTCATCGGCGGCATCCCCATCGCCATGCCCACCGTGCTCTCCGTCACCATGGCCATCGGCTCCCACAAGCTCTCGCAGCAGGGCGCCATCACCAAGCGGATGACGGCCATCGAGGAGATGGCCGGCATGGACGTGCTCTGCAGCGACAAGACGGGCACCCTCACCCTCAACAAGCTCACAGTCGACAAGAACTTGATCGAGTCCTTCGTCAAGGACGTCGACAAGGACGGCGTGGTGCTCTATGCCGCCCGCGCTTCCAGGACGGAGAACCAGGACGCCATTGACGCCTCCATTGTCGGCATGCTCGCCGACCCCAAGGAGGCCCGCGCCGGCATCCAGGAGGTGCACTTCATGCCATTCAACCCGGTCGACAAGCGTACCGCCATCACCTACGTCGACTCCGACGGGACGTGGCACCGGGTCAGCAAGGGCGCCCCGGAGCAGATCATCGATCTGTGCGGGCTGCGCGAGGACGTGCGGCGGCGGGTGCACGGCATCATCGGCAAGTTCGCCGACCGCGGGCTGCGGTCGCTGGCGGTGGCCCGGCAGAGCGTGCCAGAGCGGAGCAAGGAGGCCAAGGGCGCACCGTGGCAGTTCCTGGCCGTGCTGCCGCTGTTCGACCCGCCGCGGCACGACAGCGCAGAGACCATCCGCCGCGCGCTCCACCTGGGCGTCAACGTGAAGATGATCACTGGCGACCAGCTGGCCATCGGCAAGGAGACGGGCCGCCGGCTCGGCATGGGCACCAACATGTACCCGTCAAGCTCCCTCCTCAAGGACGGGGACAGCTGCGGCCTCCCGGTCGACGAGCTGATCGAGAAGGCCGACGGGTTCGCCGGCGTGTTCCCGGAGCACAAGTACGAGATCGTGCGGCGGCTGCAGGAGATGAAGCACATCTGCGGGATGACGGGCGACGGCGTGAACGACGCGCCGGCGCTGAAGAAGGCGGACATCGGCATCGCCGTCGCAGACGCCACGGACGCGGCACGGAGCGCGTCGGACATTGTGCTGACGGAGCCCGGGCTGAGCGTGATCATCAGCGCCGTGCTCACCAGCCGCGCCATCTTCCAGCGGATGAAGAACTACACCATCTACGCCGTGTCCATCACCATCCGGGTCGtcctcggcttcctcctcctggCGCTCATCTGGAAGTTCGACTTCGCGCCCTTCATGGTTCTCATCATCGCCATCCTCAACGACGGCACCATCATGACCATCTCCAAGGACAGGGTCGTGCCATCGCCCACCCCCGACTCGTGGCGCCTCAAGGAGATCTTCGCCACCGGTGTTGTCCTCGGCACCTATCAGGCCATCGCCACCGTCATCTTCTTCTGGGCCGTGCACTCCACCGACTTCTTCACG AATAAGCTCCATGTGCACCCGATCGGCAGGAACACGGAGGAGCTGATGGCGGCGGTGTACCTGCAGGTGAGCATCATCAGCCAGGCGCTCATCTTCGTGACGCGGTCGCGGGGGTGGTCGTTCAGGGAGCGGCCGGGGGCGCTGCTCTTCGGCGCATTCCTGGCGGCGCAGATGGTGGCGACGCTGATCGCGGTGTACGCCGACTGGCCGTTCGCCAAGATGAAGGGGATCGGGTGGGGGTGGGCGGGCGCCATCTGGCTCTTCACCATCGTCACCTACTTTCCACTCGACCTGCTCAAGTTCGCCATCCGCTACTTCCTGTCCGGCAGGGGGTGGAGCAACGTGTTCGACGGCAAGACGGCCTTCGCGCAGGGGGTGGACTACGGCACCGACAAGCGCAAGGCGGAGTGGGCCGTCGCGCAGAGGTCGCTCAGTGGCTTGCACACGTCCAGCGGCGGCGAGGCTTCCTCCTCCGGCGTCTTGGAAGACAAGAGCGACATCTCGGAGATCGCCGAGCAGGCCAAGCGGCGCGCCGAGATCGCCAGGCTACGGGAGCTGCACACGCTCAAGGGCCACGTCGACTCGGTGGTGAAGCTCAAGGGGCTCGACATCGACAACATCAACCACAACTACACCGTCTGA
- the LOC109751966 gene encoding probable receptor-like protein kinase At1g80640 translates to MEMPAAPPPLPLLGLFLLLLCSCSLASGRAAVSSPAPASVAAANGTASSSSSPVVLASPPVVITVERHHHYHRELVIATVLASVATVMIFLTTFYAWTMWRRARRIPAGKAARRPDTTTKGITLVPILSKFNTVKMSKKGLVAMIEYPSLEAATGKFSESNVLGVGGFGCVYKAAFDGGATAAVKRLEGGEPDCEKEFENELDLLGRIRHPNIVSLLGFCVHGGNHYIVYELMEKGSLETQLHGPSHGSAMSWHVRMKIALDTARGLEYLHEHCNPPVIHRDLKSSNILLDSDFNAKIADFGLAVTSGNLDKGNLKISGTLGYVAPEYLLDGKLTEKSDVYAFGVVLLELLMGRKPVEKMSPSQCQSIVSWAMPQLTDRSKLPNIIDPVIKDTMDPKHLYQVAAVAVLCVQPEPSYRPLITDVLHSLVPLVPADLGGTLRVTEPHSPHQMYHPS, encoded by the exons ATGGAGATGCCGGCGGCGCCGCCTCCATTGCCGCTCCTGGGCCTCTTCTTGCTGCTGCTGTGCTCGTGCTCGCTGGCCAGCGGGAGGGCCGCCGTTTCTTCCCCGGCGCCGGCGTCGGTGGCCGCCGCCAATGGGACCgcatcctcttcttcctctccggtGGTTCTGGCGTCTCCCCCCGTCG TGATCACAGTGGAGAGGCACCACCACTACCACCGGGAGCTGGTCATCGCCACCGTGCTCGCCTCCGTCGCCACCGTCATGATCTTCCTCACCACCTTCTACGCCTGGACCATGTGGCGCCGGGCTCGCCGGATCCCCGCCGGCAAGGCCGCCCGGAGACCAG ACACCACCACGAAAGGGATCACGCTGGTGCCGATCCTGAGCAAGTTCAACACGGTGAAGATGAGCAAGAAGGGGCTGGTGGCCATGATCGAGTACCCGTCGCTGGAGGCGGCGACGGGCAAGTTCAGCGAGAGCAACGTGCTCGGCGTCGGCGGGTTCGGCTGCGTCTACAAGGCGGCGTTCGACGGCGGCGCCACCGCCGCCGTGAAGAGGCTCGAAGGCGGCGAGCCGGACTGCGAGAAGGAGTTCGAG AATGAGCTGGACTTGCTTGGCAGGATCAGGCACCCAAACATAGTGTCCCTCCTGGGCTTCTGCGTCCATGGTGGCAATCACTACATTGTTTATGAGCTCATGGAGAAGGGATCATTGGAGACACAACTGCATG GGCCTTCACATGGATCGGCTATGAGCTGGCACGTCCGGATGAAGATCGCGCTCGACACGGCGAG GGGATTAGAGTATCTTCATGAGCACTGCAATCCACCAGTGATCCATAGGGATCTGAAATCGTCTAATATACTCTTGGATTCAGACTTCAATGCTAAG ATTGCAGATTTTGGCCTTGCAGTGACCAGTGGGAATCTCGACAAAGGGAACCTGAAGATCTCTGGGACCTTGGGATATGTAGCTCCCGAGTACTTATTAGATG GGAAGTTGACTGAGAAGAGCGACGTCTACGCGTTTGGCGTAGTGCTTCTAGAGCTCCTGATGGGAAGGAAGCCTGTTGAGAAGATGTCACCATCTCAGTGCCAATCAATTGTGTCATGG GCCATGCCTCAGCTAACCGACAGATCGAAGCTACCCAACATCATCGACCCAGTGATCAAGGACACAATGGACCCAAAGCACttataccaa GTTGCGGCGGTGGCCGTTCTGTGCGTGCAGCCCGAACCGAGTTACAGACCGCTGATAACAGATGTTCTCCACTCCCTTGTTCCTCTGGTGCCCGCGGATCTCGGGGGAACGCTCAGAGTTACAGAGCCACATTCTCCACACCAAATGTACCATCCCTCTTGA